In a single window of the Dysgonomonas mossii genome:
- a CDS encoding PCMD domain-containing protein — translation MNIKNLSLFILCMLSITSCIKDEPLNMEADIIDMKVEDEVFITRAITEHTVQLFVSDNADYSHLTPIIEVTTGATIEPKSGTSQDFSNGKNVIYIVTSEDGKYTKTYTVTVTSKISLKNTFEEWTTAGTEKAPYPILSDLLWSNANSGLSILVGTGSLKLDHYPTDKTADCVNGKYAAILRTIKGTTVFGIDYPIFSGSLFRGAFSANMSNPLKSLILGQAHPKENGKPIMFNGYYKYTPGDIFTGKDGKVIANRTDSLSMYAIIFKVSKGAPANEEFLDGESILTSPRVVGTAKWSHTDESIVETPANNGFIHFSIPFRYKEDLDFTKNDYRLTIVLASSKDGNEYQGAVGSTLIADDLELVCDPIK, via the coding sequence ATGAATATTAAGAATCTATCACTATTTATCTTGTGTATGCTAAGTATTACTTCATGCATAAAAGATGAGCCGCTCAATATGGAGGCGGACATTATAGATATGAAAGTTGAAGATGAAGTATTTATCACTCGCGCTATAACAGAGCATACTGTTCAGCTTTTCGTTTCTGACAATGCTGATTACTCACATCTTACACCAATAATTGAGGTTACCACCGGAGCGACAATTGAGCCCAAATCGGGAACTTCTCAAGATTTTTCGAATGGAAAAAATGTTATCTATATAGTAACTTCCGAAGATGGGAAGTATACAAAAACATATACTGTAACAGTAACCTCCAAGATTAGTCTTAAAAATACGTTCGAAGAATGGACAACAGCGGGTACAGAAAAAGCACCGTATCCGATTTTAAGTGATCTATTATGGAGTAATGCAAACTCGGGACTATCTATTTTGGTAGGCACCGGATCATTAAAGTTGGATCATTATCCTACCGATAAAACGGCCGACTGTGTTAATGGAAAATATGCTGCGATACTACGCACAATAAAAGGAACAACGGTTTTTGGAATAGACTACCCTATTTTTTCCGGATCACTTTTTAGAGGAGCTTTTTCCGCGAATATGTCTAACCCTCTAAAATCACTAATATTGGGGCAGGCTCATCCGAAAGAAAATGGTAAACCAATCATGTTCAATGGTTACTATAAATATACGCCGGGCGATATTTTTACAGGCAAAGATGGAAAAGTTATAGCAAACAGAACAGATTCGCTGTCGATGTATGCTATAATATTTAAAGTGAGTAAAGGTGCTCCCGCAAACGAAGAGTTTCTTGATGGAGAATCAATTCTTACATCGCCTAGAGTTGTAGGAACAGCCAAGTGGTCTCATACTGACGAAAGTATAGTGGAAACGCCAGCTAACAATGGGTTTATACATTTTTCTATACCATTCAGATATAAAGAAGATCTTGATTTTACGAAAAATGATTATCGTCTTACGATTGTTTTGGCATCAAGCAAAGATGGAAACGAATATCAGGGGGCGGTAGGGAGTACTCTCATTGCTGATGATCTTGAACTAGTATGTGATCCTATAAAATAA
- a CDS encoding porin family protein gives MRLKYNIILVLATVLMISNNISAQNSDNKTFDLSFILGFNMGATAPVPIPAEVREINSYNPKFNPQLGFNLVYKLNERWGVGTGLSLDWKGMRVSDHVKYMYTSVTLTEGSEKLTGYFVGKNVTNVDMTYLTIPIYGTYRFNDKWQVKLGVYAAKTLSSTFDGYVNDGYIRIDSPVGQKQEISGEGATFDFGDDSRYYDFGLLAGGEHRLNNRIGFYGSFTWGLLPYFYSGSNPIKFTFYNIYGTLGITYRFSK, from the coding sequence ATGAGATTAAAATATAACATCATCCTAGTACTTGCAACAGTATTAATGATAAGTAATAATATTTCAGCGCAGAATTCTGATAACAAAACATTTGATCTGAGCTTTATCCTAGGGTTTAATATGGGAGCAACTGCTCCTGTGCCTATTCCGGCTGAAGTAAGAGAGATTAATAGTTACAACCCAAAATTCAACCCTCAATTAGGATTCAATCTAGTCTATAAACTCAACGAACGATGGGGTGTAGGTACAGGACTAAGTCTCGATTGGAAAGGGATGCGAGTTTCCGATCATGTGAAGTACATGTACACAAGTGTTACTCTGACCGAAGGGAGCGAAAAGCTTACAGGTTACTTTGTAGGAAAGAATGTAACAAATGTAGATATGACTTATCTTACCATACCAATATATGGCACATACCGATTCAATGACAAATGGCAAGTGAAACTGGGCGTATATGCAGCAAAAACCCTTTCATCCACATTTGACGGATATGTAAATGATGGATACATCAGAATAGACTCTCCGGTAGGTCAGAAACAAGAAATAAGCGGAGAGGGTGCAACATTCGACTTTGGGGACGACTCTCGTTACTATGATTTTGGACTATTAGCAGGAGGTGAACATCGCTTAAATAACCGTATCGGGTTTTATGGCAGTTTCACATGGGGACTTCTTCCTTATTTTTATTCGGGATCAAACCCTATTAAATTCACGTTCTACAATATATACGGTACACTAGGTATCACCTATCGATTCAGCAAATAA
- a CDS encoding UDP-3-O-acyl-N-acetylglucosamine deacetylase, giving the protein MVYQRTLKNSFSLHGKGLHTGLNIHITFNPAPENYGYKIRRVDIPGKPIINALAENVTATQRGTVVSANGVNVSTVEHAMAALYACEIDNCLIDVDGPEFPILDGSSILYVSKIKEVGTEIQNTAREYISIKRKKIKVVDKATGSSMILIPDESFSIESHISFNSTFLKRQDATMHDLSEFPKDFASARTFVFVKEIESLLNNNLVKGGDLDNAIVIYDKPIEQEKFDLLADMLGAKRKDSTKLGYIMNKPLLYPNEPARHKLLDIVGDLALVGRFIKGKVIANCPGHKINNMFARAIREAVFPSVQEESVILPETTHAGLYSLA; this is encoded by the coding sequence ATGGTTTATCAACGTACTTTAAAAAACAGTTTTTCCTTACATGGGAAAGGATTGCATACAGGACTAAATATACATATCACATTCAATCCGGCTCCTGAAAATTATGGATATAAGATCAGACGTGTAGATATACCGGGAAAACCGATAATAAATGCTTTAGCAGAGAACGTTACAGCTACCCAAAGAGGAACTGTAGTATCAGCCAATGGTGTTAATGTGAGCACCGTAGAACATGCTATGGCTGCATTATACGCATGCGAAATAGACAATTGCCTGATAGATGTAGATGGACCCGAATTTCCTATATTAGATGGAAGCTCGATTTTGTATGTCAGCAAAATAAAAGAAGTCGGTACAGAAATACAGAATACAGCAAGAGAATATATTTCGATAAAACGCAAAAAAATTAAGGTTGTAGATAAAGCTACCGGATCGTCAATGATACTAATTCCGGATGAGTCTTTTAGTATAGAATCACATATATCTTTCAACTCTACATTCCTAAAAAGGCAAGATGCAACAATGCATGACCTATCTGAGTTTCCAAAAGACTTTGCTTCTGCACGAACATTTGTGTTTGTAAAAGAAATTGAATCTCTACTCAATAATAACTTAGTGAAAGGTGGAGATTTGGATAATGCTATTGTTATATACGATAAGCCAATAGAGCAAGAAAAGTTCGATCTATTAGCCGACATGCTGGGAGCAAAAAGAAAAGATTCTACAAAGCTAGGATATATCATGAACAAGCCTTTGCTTTATCCGAATGAACCGGCTAGACATAAATTGTTAGACATTGTAGGTGATTTAGCTTTAGTCGGTCGTTTTATAAAGGGAAAAGTTATAGCTAATTGTCCGGGACATAAAATAAATAATATGTTTGCCAGAGCCATTAGAGAAGCGGTATTTCCAAGTGTACAAGAAGAATCCGTTATACTGCCTGAAACAACTCATGCTGGTCTATATTCTTTAGCTTAA
- a CDS encoding winged helix-turn-helix domain-containing protein → MLTKLKLFAMLKKDIRINATAIWQYLSERGKMSVQEIEELTHYKNSLILLALGWLSKENKVRFSVKNENLYVELSSTPTEIYY, encoded by the coding sequence ATGCTAACCAAACTAAAACTATTCGCCATGCTAAAAAAAGATATTCGTATAAACGCCACAGCTATCTGGCAGTATCTGTCAGAAAGAGGCAAAATGTCGGTTCAGGAAATTGAAGAATTAACACATTACAAAAATTCGTTGATACTTCTTGCATTAGGTTGGCTCTCGAAGGAAAACAAAGTACGCTTTTCAGTCAAAAATGAAAACCTATATGTTGAACTAAGTAGTACTCCTACTGAAATATACTACTAG
- a CDS encoding DUF3667 domain-containing protein encodes MSKHKIRINKTCQNCGAFVEKYYCPKCGQENSESRQSFHHVFTHFVFDFLHYDSSFWRTAKYLFLSPGKLSLEYMNGKRKSYVNPFTLYIFISFIAFFIPPLLPEVSAPNKEKTQKEISENVNSDSLDTIIAKLDVNKKNLINEAKIPEKVSKIEDKINNSGVDEKTENETKQFIAGILKNVKDKEKGEKAIEFFIHNIPKVLFIYMPLFAFWLWLFHNKKKKYYFDSAVFTLHFFSTTLLTITIATTLSCLFDWLNLNTTFYFLLYSFATLYVTFYFFRGNRVFFEENRFVSNLKSFVLIGINSFFIFLTFTFYVVFVVYMIYT; translated from the coding sequence ATGAGTAAACATAAAATCAGGATCAACAAGACTTGCCAAAATTGTGGAGCTTTTGTTGAAAAGTACTACTGTCCTAAATGTGGACAAGAAAACAGCGAAAGCAGGCAATCTTTCCATCATGTATTTACTCATTTTGTCTTCGATTTTTTGCATTACGACAGTTCATTTTGGAGAACAGCTAAATATCTGTTTCTTTCTCCCGGTAAACTCTCATTGGAGTATATGAATGGAAAACGAAAGTCATATGTAAACCCTTTTACTCTTTATATATTCATCAGTTTCATTGCCTTTTTTATCCCCCCTCTCCTTCCTGAAGTATCAGCACCTAACAAAGAAAAAACACAAAAAGAGATCAGCGAAAATGTAAATAGTGACTCTTTAGATACGATTATAGCAAAGCTGGACGTAAATAAAAAAAATCTCATTAATGAGGCTAAAATACCGGAGAAAGTCAGCAAGATAGAAGATAAAATTAATAATTCGGGTGTAGATGAAAAGACAGAGAATGAGACAAAACAATTTATAGCAGGTATATTAAAAAATGTAAAAGATAAAGAAAAAGGAGAAAAAGCTATCGAGTTTTTCATTCACAACATCCCCAAAGTTCTCTTTATATATATGCCTCTCTTTGCCTTTTGGCTATGGTTGTTCCATAATAAAAAGAAAAAATATTATTTCGACAGTGCTGTCTTTACATTACATTTCTTTTCTACGACCTTGCTAACGATAACTATAGCAACGACTCTAAGCTGTCTGTTCGATTGGTTAAACTTAAATACCACATTCTATTTTCTTTTATATTCTTTTGCTACGCTATACGTAACATTCTATTTTTTCAGAGGAAACAGGGTGTTTTTTGAAGAAAACAGATTCGTATCGAATTTAAAATCTTTTGTTCTGATAGGAATAAATAGCTTCTTTATCTTCCTTACTTTTACATTTTATGTTGTATTTGTAGTGTATATGATATATACTTAA